From one Gracilinanus agilis isolate LMUSP501 chromosome 5, AgileGrace, whole genome shotgun sequence genomic stretch:
- the LOC123248638 gene encoding olfactory receptor 6C2-like, whose amino-acid sequence MRNHTGITLFILRGLTDDPQLQVVLFIFLFLNYMLSIIGNLTIITLTLVDPHLKTPMYFFLRNFSVLEVSFTTSCIPRYLYSISTGDNTVTYNACAMQLFSVIFLGAAEFFLLATMSYDRYVAICKPLHYTTIMNNKVCNRLLLTSWLSGLLIILPPLSLGLQLEFCDSNVIDHFTCDAFPVLEISCTDTTFIEKIALIDAILTLIITLLFVIWSYASIVRTILRFPSAQQRQKAFSTCSSHMIVVSISYGSCIFMYVKSSANEMVALNKVVSVLMTSVAPVMNPFIYTLRNKQVIQAFKDFVKKIAILLKQ is encoded by the coding sequence ATGAGAAATCACACAGGGATAACATTGTTCATACTGCGGGGACTGACAGATGATCCACAGCTGCAGGTTgtgctttttatctttttgtttctcaACTATATGCTCAGTATAATTGGAAACCTGACAATAATCACTCTTACCTTGGTGGATCCCCATCTTAAAACTCCCATGTATTTTTTCCTCAgaaacttttctgtcttagaagtctCATTCACAACATCCTGCATTCCCAGATACCTCTACAGCATATCCACTGGGGACAATACCGTTACTTATAATGCCTGTGCCATGCAACTATTTTCTGTCATCTTTCTTGGGGCAGCAGAGTTCTTTCTTTTGGCCACCATGTCCTATGATCGCTATGTGGCCATCTGTAAACCTTTACATTATACAACGATCATGAATAACAAAGTATGTAACAGGCTCCTGCTGACTTCTTGGCTGTCTGGGCTGCTGATCATCCTCCCACCACTTAGCCTGGGCCTTCAATTAGAATTCTGTGACTCCAATGTTATTGATCATTTTACCTGTGATGCATTTCCCGTGTTAGAGATTTCATGCACAGACACGACATTCATAGAAAAGATAGCTTTAATTGATGCTATATTGACACTCATCATCACCTTACTCTTTGTGATTTGGTCTTATGCCTCCATTGTCCGGACTATTCTGAgattcccctctgcccagcaaagACAAAAGGCCTTTTCCACTTGTTCATCCCACATGATTGTTGTCTCCATCTCATATGGTAGTTGCATCTTCATGTATGTCAAATCTTCTGCAAATGAAATGGTAGCTTTGAACAAGGTGGTGTCAGTTCTCATGACCTCTGTTGCACCAGTGATGAACCCCTTTATTTATACTCTGAGGAACAAACAAGTCATACAAGCTTTTAAGGACTTTGTTAAAAAGATTGCAATTCTCTTAAAGCAGTAA
- the LOC123249015 gene encoding olfactory receptor 6C2-like, translated as MRNNTGIMLFVLRGLTDDPQLKVLIFIFLFLTYVLSIVGNLIIIILTLMDAQLKTPMYFFLRNFSYLEVAFTTSYIPRYLYNLSTGDNTITYIACFAQIFFVILLGATEFFLLATMSYDRYVAICKPLHYTTIMSNKVCKQLLLGSWLAGLMIIIPPISLGLQLEFCDYNVVDHFGCDAFPMLKIACSDTQFIEKMVLIFAILTLIITLFLVFLSYINIIRTVLRFPSVQQRKKAFSTCSSHMIVVSITYGSCIFIYIKPSAKEGVTLNKVVTVLTTSVAPVMNPFIYALRNKQVIQAFKDSIKRFVFLSKQ; from the coding sequence ATGAGAAACAACACAGGAATAATGTTATTTGTCCTTCGAGGACTAACAGATGATCCACAATTAAAGGTTTtgattttcatatttctatttctcaCATATGTTTTGAGTATAGTTGGGAATCTAATCATAATCATCCTTACTTTGATGGATGCACAACTGAAAACACCAATGTATTTTTTCCTTCGAAACTTTTCCTATTTAGAAGTGGCATTCACAACTTCCTATATTCCCAGATATCTCTACAACTTGTCAACTGGAGACAATACCATTACCTATATTGCTTGCTTTGCCCAGATATTTTTTGTCATCCTTCTTGGGGCAACCGAATTTTTTCTTCTAGCCACCATGTCCTATGACCGTTATGTGGCCATTTGCAAACCTCTGCACTATACAACTATCATGAGCAACAAAGTCTGTAAACAGCTCCTCCTGGGTTCTTGGCTGGCTGGGTTGATGATCATCATTCCACCAATTAGTCTGGGCCTCCAATTAGAATTCTGTGACTACAATGTTGTTGATCATTTTGGTTGTGATGCATTTCCCATGTTAAAGATTGCGTGCTCAGATACACAATTCATAGAGAAGATGGTTCTGATCTTTGCTATATTGACACTCATTATCACCTTATTCCTAGTTTTTTTATCCTATATAAACATTATTCGGACAGTTCTGAGATTCCCCTCAGTTCAACAAAGAAAAAAGGCTTTTTCCACTTGTTCTTCTCACATGATTGTTGTCTCCATCACCTATGGCAgctgcatatttatttatatcaaaCCCTCTGCAAAGGAAGGAGTGACTTTGAACAAAGTAGTGACAGTGCTCACAACTTCAGTTGCTCCTGTTATGAACCCCTTTATTTATGCCCTAAGAAACAAACAAGTGATACAAGCTTTTAAGGATTCAATTAAAAGATTTGTATTCCTCTCAAAGCAATAA